The Tenrec ecaudatus isolate mTenEca1 chromosome 12, mTenEca1.hap1, whole genome shotgun sequence genomic interval gtacatatgagggttggaggtacagggaatccagggtggatgataccttcaggaccaagggtgtgagggacgatgctgggagagtggagggtgagtgggttggaaagggggaactgattacaaggatccacatgtgacctcttccctgggagagggacagcagagaaggggggaagggagactccggatagggcaagatatgacaaaataacgatgtataaattaccaagggcatatgagggaggggggaatggggagggagggggggggaagaggacctgatgcaaggggcttaagtggagagcaaatgccttgagaatgattggggcagggaatgtatggatgtgctttatacaattgatgtatgtatatgtatggattgtggtaagagttgtttgagtccctaataaaatgtaaaagaagaaaagagaaaaaaatgattagggcaaagactgtacaggtgtgctttatacaattgatgtatgtatatgtatgaactgtgaaaagaattgtatcagccccaataaattgttaaaaaaaaagtccaccattatatttaatacatttgtcaaatctgtgattccattcttagaaacatttttcaaactcatctctttggatggcagacagcacctccctcattttttcttcacctcctctatcaaatcactgtcctttcatgtccctcttcatttggggaaacaaaaagaagtcaaacgGAGCAAGgtaaggtgagtaaggtgtgtgggccaagagaaacatgctgttttttggtgggtttttttgttgttgcccaaaactggtgcactgagatggctatgtgaggcatgtgcattgttgtggtggcaaaaccagtcttctGTCTGCCAAAAAATTCAggtctttttgtcacacactgttatgcaatcttttcagaacctctaaatacaaagtttgattaacagtctgacctcgtggaacaaactccaaacgcactatgagttgacattttcatctatttgggaagttgacagactccAGATGGAGAtttatcatcaattgacatttcagacGCGGCGCTGGAAAAAAAGGAAGCGGAGGAGGCAGAGCCAGGCACTGGGAACGAGCGAAGGAGCACCCGCGCTGGGCCACGCAGACCCAGCCCAGCAGCCTTCCTGCGAGCCGTGGAGCCCCGGAGGAGCCGCTCGGCCAGTGTGTCCCGTGGAGGCGGGCtccaggcagacctggtggtcaggGACTGAGACAGTCCAGACTTGACATCTCAGCCTCAGCCGACAGCTGTGCCATTTCAGCCCGCCCCGCTTCTTCAGTAGCAGGATCAGGTGGTCGACCATGATGGAGAACTCTACGTTGGCCCCTGCAGCCAAGCCCAAGAAGGCCAAGGCCTCCAAGAAGTCCACAGACCACCCCAAGTATTCAGACATGATCGTGGCTGCCATCCAGGCAGAGAAGAACAGAGCCGGCTCCTCGCGCCAGTCCATCCAGAAGTACATGAAGAGCCACTACAAGGTGGGTGAGAATTCAGACTCCCAGATCAAGCTGTCCATCAAGCGCCTGGTCACCACCGGGGTCCTTAAGCAGACCAAAGGGGTGGGGGCCTCGGGCTCCTTTCGGCTGGCCAAGAGCAATGAGCCTAAGAGACTAGTGGCCTTCAAGAAGACCAAAAAGGAAGTGAGGAAGGTGGCCACCCCCAAGAAAGCAGCGAAACCGAAGAAGGCTGCTTCCAAAGCCCCCAGTAAGAAACCCAGAGCCACTCTGGCCAAGAAGGCCAAGAAGACGCCGGTTGCCACACCCaagaaagccaagaagcccaagactGTCAAGGCCAACCCAGTGAAGGCATCCAAGCACAAGAAGGCCAAATCTGGGAAGCCCAAAGCCAAGTCCAGTGTGAAGAGGTCCGGCAAGAAGAAGTGACAATGAGGCCTTTTTCTGTGGACACTAATTCCCACCTCTTTCCTCTGTAAATACTAACTACCCTCTCGCCCTCTCATCTATAAGCCTTTGCCCTGTTCTATCTGACTTGATAAGAGACAGAGCTCGAACTCCTCAGAAATGAGGACAAATTGATTTCTTTCTGGAACCAATCATGCAAGGCCAGCAACAATACATCTCATCTCTCTTGATGAgagtgtacttaaaaaaaaattgacatttcaccttttttgaaacgagaaaaccacttgcacacttgagtttttcccatagtgctctccttgtaagctgtgttcaacatcacaacagtttctgaggcatttttctaGAACAGGAAAAATTTCACAGCCCCACGCTGTTCTTTTAAGTAGGCATCACAAAAACCagggtttgagcgaaactgctgttatgaaaaaattcactgtgatcacagagaacattcccaggtgacaccactgggtgcactaatgcaGAGAGAGTTTCTGGATGCTCgcctaatgggaaaaatgtgtaatatgcccaaaagctccacccagcacaattctggtttttggttttttttggtgggTAAATTAGCCCTGATATAGGACTTTACCCttataaaaaaactatgaacccaTTGCTACCTTATTAACATAACATTTTGTGGTGATTCACTAGCCTTTACCCATTTTAAGAATAAATTACCAAATTCGATCTAAAATCATAAAAGCTTAAGAAAAAACATTTCACTGTATCCTGTTGTCTACACTAAGCAAAGTTCACTTCCCCTCAAGCCTTCTACAACTTTCCACCCACCCTCAAGTTTGCCTTTACTAGCTTTTAGAAAGTGGTTTTAAAAAGTGGCACAACTAGATGTTCTGCTTTAAGACAAAACTGCTTTCATACCTGCGTTAAAAAAATTCCAATAATATTGTAATACAGAAACTGTCAGGCATTCTGCCTTCATTCTAATTTTTCAGTCCATGTTAAAACTTTTAACTCAGTTTTAAAGGTTATTTTCATCTCTTGCTGCCATTGACTCATAGTGGCCATATGTGGGTATCCAATActctcactgtttacaggagtagaaagtccggtCTTTCCCcacaaggagctgctggtagttttgcacTGCTAATCTTGTGAATCTCAGCCCAACACGGAACCACTACATTACCACCAGAGTACCTAGAAAATAGTTTTTTAATGTGGTTTTGCCATGCCAAAACGCTCTTTTACTAATTGAATATGacacacacattttaaattaAGGAAGGCATATACTAATTTCAAAAGGCATCAGATAATCACAAGTTGTAGGTATCTACTGTAGCAATCAGATAAGACAATCGGAGTAACATTTATGAAGATTTAATAATCTTCTTGGATGTCTTAATGGCCTTATGAATAGAAGTCTCTTAAATGGACTTCCAGACCAAATTAT includes:
- the LOC142422526 gene encoding histone H1.0; amino-acid sequence: MMENSTLAPAAKPKKAKASKKSTDHPKYSDMIVAAIQAEKNRAGSSRQSIQKYMKSHYKVGENSDSQIKLSIKRLVTTGVLKQTKGVGASGSFRLAKSNEPKRLVAFKKTKKEVRKVATPKKAAKPKKAASKAPSKKPRATLAKKAKKTPVATPKKAKKPKTVKANPVKASKHKKAKSGKPKAKSSVKRSGKKK